The following are encoded together in the Lathyrus oleraceus cultivar Zhongwan6 chromosome 3, CAAS_Psat_ZW6_1.0, whole genome shotgun sequence genome:
- the LOC127131307 gene encoding uncharacterized protein LOC127131307, with product MSQPSNSSPSKNMPCSPSAEPSNPNRQDPVADSVNTPYARRPKETVSGFSSSIVLEERTKEGSRYVHNAIATIVTGILSGNHEVLGVSIPLNTIKPDSVADQENTESLGKNISDYVEQTDAHKESNVDKPLDNVAGEEVHVTHDVSDNPNCEAKTVDLEEFSDNELLSFVLPSIAKRVRTRREKKIVAQRSPRKKIDVPTSSKTTVAVESSLKRKVHGPTKSWIKVVPKKKKTMFVVVESDSNVPCNVSDILWKHVYQKRLALERELAQNVLDCKDIMDLIQEAGLMKTVTQFSKCYEVLVKEFIVNLSEECVDGKSKEFRKVYVRGKCVNFSPSVINKYLGRPDESQPELEVTDNKICQVITANQVRKWPLKGKLVASKLSVKYAMLHKIGAANWVPTNHKSTVAVMLGKFIYVVGTKAKFDYGSYIFDQTLKHAGSFSVKGPIAFPSLICGIVLNQFPNILTENDSVKKRDSPMSFNHKMFLGTHVPDIVMTSGETSRVSN from the exons ATGTCTCAACCATCCAACTCTTCTCCTTCCAAGAACATGCCTTGTTCTCCTAGCGCTGAACCTAGCAACCCTAACAGACAAGATCCTGTTGCTGACTCTGTGAATACCCCAtatgcaagaagacctaaagaaaccGTATCAGGCTTCTCCTCATCCATCGTTCTTGAGGAACGAACCAAAGAAGGTTCTAGGTATGTTCACAATGCCATTGCCACTATAGTGACTGGAATACTGTCTGGAAATCATGAGGTCCTTGGGGTTTCCATTCCCTTAAACACTATTAAACCTGATAGTGTTGCTGATCAAGAAAATACTGAGTCTTTAGGAAAGAATATCTCTGATTATGTTGAGCAAACTGATGCCCATAAGGAGTCAAATGTTGACAAACCCTTAGATAATGTGGCTGGTGAGGAAGTTCATGTCACTcatgatgtcagtgacaaccctaactGTGAGGCTAAAACAGTAGACCTGGAGGAATTTTCTGATAATGAGCTGTTGTCCTTTGTCctccctagcatagccaaaagggttaggactaggagagaaaagAAAATTGTGGCTCAAAGGTCCCCAAGAAAGAAGATTGATGTTCCAACCTCTTCCAAGACAACGGTGGCAGTCGAGAGTTCCCTCAAGAGGAAAGTTCATGGTCCAACCAAATCTTGGATCAAAGTGGTGCCCAAGAAAAAGAAGACcatgtttgttgttgttgagtcTGACTCAAATGTTCCTTGTAATGTCTCTGACATtct GTGGAAACATGTTTATCAGAAGAGGCTAGCTTTGGAAAGGGAATTAGCTCAGAATGTCCTAGACTGTAAGGATATTATGGATCTTATTCAAGAGGCTGGTTTAATGAAGACTGTGACTCAGTTTTCAAAGTGCTATGAGGTGTTGGTAAAGGAATTTATTGTTAATTTGTCTGAAGAATGTGTTGATGGCAAGTCTAAGGAATTCAGGAAAGTGTATGTGAGAGGCAAGTGTGTAAATTTCTCTCCTTCAGTGATCAACAAGTATTTGGGAAGGCCTGATGAATCTCAACCTGAGCTTGAGGTGACTGACAACaaaatctgtcaagtcatcactgctaatCAGGTAAGGAAGTGGCCTCTCAAAGGAAAATTGGTGGCAAGTAAACTGAGTGTCAAGTATGCAATGCTGCACAAGATTGGAGCTGCTAACTGGGTGCCCACCAATCATAAATCTACAGTTGCTGTAATGCTTGGAAAGTTTATATATGTTGTTGGAACCAAAGCCAAATTTGACTATGGCTCCTATATTTTTGATCAAACTTTGAAGCATGCAGgaagcttcagtgtgaagggtcctatagcctttccttctcTCATCTGTGGTATTGTTTTGAATCAGTTTCCAAACATCTTAACCGAGAATGATTCTGTGAAGAAAAGAGACAGCCCTATGTCTTTCAATCATAAGATGTTCCTAGGTACccatgtccctgacattgtcatgacatcaggtGAGACATCACGTGTAAGCAATTAG
- the LOC127131308 gene encoding uncharacterized protein LOC127131308: MMLFVPEWWKPKPKREAKLDSKQQAANSSSNGEALQTAEKKKEGDAVNIQVVYHPSSATQSSDANFVPPSNAETTSTCYTAISTKRVMVSPVKQMAYIESSHCISPVKTNSDKAFKRVRSRLNFDSSDMPQRLDSDKSLPNEISTTESNIEVRLYDIDFPNFDALSMDFPFAEMLNGLDFSCEGLDFSCDPTPIHANDNQVISEQPSTLAEALSEKNMNIQGTDSLTAMASVTRNVTILNPEKKHQSCLDQESC, translated from the exons ATGATGCTTTTCGTTCCGGAGTGGTGGAAGCCGAAACCAAAACGGGAAGCAAAGTTGGATTCAAAACAGCAAGCCGCCAACAGCAGCAGCAATGGTGAGGCATTACAGACCGCCGAGAAGAAAAAAGAGGGAGATGCTGTTAATATTCAAGTAGTTTATCATCCCTCTTCTGCAACTCAATCATCTGATGCAAACTTT GTTCCACCTAGCAATGCAGAGACTACATCTACCTGTTACACTGCAATTTCAACCAAAAGAGTTATGGTTAGCCCTGTAAAACAGATGGCTTATATAGAGAGCAGTCATTGCATTTCCCCTGTTAAAACGAATTCGGACAAGGCATTTAAGAGGGTAAGAAGTAGGTTGAATTTTGATTCCTCTGATATGCCTCAAAGGTTGGATTCTGACAAATCATTGCCTAATGAGATTTCTACAACAGAGTCAAACATTGAAGTTCGATTATATGATATTGATTTCCCTAACTTTGATGCCCTTAGTATGGACTTTCCATTTGCTGAAATGTTAAATGGTCTAGATTTTTCTTGTGAGGGTCTTGATTTTTCATGTGATCCAACACCAATTCATGCAAATGATAATCAAGTTATATCCGAACAACCATCAACTTTGGCAGAAGCTCTATCTGAGAAAAATATGAACATACAAGGCACTGATTCTCTGACTGCAATGGCGTCTGTCACAAGAAATGTAACAATTTTAAACCCAGAGAAAAAGCACCAGAGTTGTTTAGATCAGGAGAGTTGTTGA